One Henriciella litoralis genomic window carries:
- a CDS encoding DUF2721 domain-containing protein, with amino-acid sequence MTICRAGPNAEDMEGFEVDIAHSIELAVAPVFLIAGVGALLTVLTNRLARIVDRSRSLEVELAVEGAMEAHPRWRAELFLLDRRISWINRAIVLSTAALLFVCLVIVSIFTGQLLAIDLSILVSILFICAMGALIAATGSFLWEIHVAAAMLRVRTDLLEKVRRKRQAKRRFWKRYF; translated from the coding sequence TTGACAATCTGCCGCGCCGGACCGAATGCCGAAGATATGGAAGGTTTCGAAGTCGATATTGCTCACAGCATTGAACTGGCCGTCGCGCCAGTCTTCCTGATTGCCGGTGTCGGCGCCCTGCTCACCGTCCTGACCAATCGTCTCGCGCGGATCGTCGACCGGTCGCGGTCGCTAGAGGTCGAGCTTGCCGTGGAAGGGGCCATGGAGGCGCATCCGCGCTGGCGGGCTGAACTGTTCCTGCTGGACCGGCGTATCTCCTGGATCAACCGGGCCATTGTGCTCTCGACGGCGGCGCTGCTCTTCGTCTGCCTTGTCATCGTGAGCATATTTACCGGCCAGCTTCTGGCGATCGATCTATCAATCCTGGTGTCCATTCTGTTCATCTGTGCGATGGGCGCCTTGATCGCCGCAACGGGCAGTTTTCTTTGGGAGATCCATGTCGCCGCCGCGATGCTACGGGTGCGGACCGACCTTCTGGAAAAAGTCAGGCGCAAGCGGCAGGCCAAACGGCGTTTCTGGAAACGGTATTTCTAA
- a CDS encoding 3-deoxy-manno-octulosonate cytidylyltransferase, translating to MKTLIVIPARHGSTRFPAKPLHMISGHSLLARVSAIASELSNRRDDVSFVVATDHDDIRTHAEDLGMPVVMTSPDLASGTDRALAAARLQETAPDFVLNLQGDAPFTPASYLEALIEEAETSSADVVTPVVRLDWAALDTVRDQKTREPFSGTSCVRLADGRAVWFSKQVLPAIRKEAQLREAGELSPVWRHIGLYGYRMPALERFAALPVGYYEALEGLEQLRFLENGMTVQAVAVEPADNAMWGVDTPEDARLAEELLAKFGDPLEGTSS from the coding sequence ATGAAAACGCTCATCGTTATTCCCGCGCGACACGGCTCAACCCGTTTTCCGGCGAAGCCATTGCACATGATTTCCGGCCATTCGCTCCTCGCACGGGTGAGTGCGATTGCATCTGAGCTTTCGAACCGCCGCGATGATGTAAGCTTTGTCGTCGCCACCGATCATGATGATATCCGCACGCACGCCGAGGATCTCGGCATGCCCGTTGTCATGACGTCGCCAGACCTCGCTTCGGGCACGGACAGAGCGCTTGCCGCCGCCCGCCTGCAGGAAACGGCGCCGGATTTCGTACTCAATCTACAAGGCGATGCGCCGTTCACGCCCGCCAGCTATCTGGAAGCCCTGATTGAGGAGGCTGAGACCTCGTCAGCGGATGTCGTCACGCCAGTTGTCAGGCTGGACTGGGCCGCCCTCGACACCGTGCGTGACCAGAAAACCCGCGAACCGTTTAGCGGGACCAGTTGCGTACGACTTGCCGATGGCCGCGCCGTCTGGTTCTCCAAACAGGTTCTGCCCGCCATCCGCAAGGAGGCGCAACTTCGCGAGGCGGGCGAGCTATCCCCAGTCTGGCGCCATATCGGGCTCTACGGCTACCGGATGCCCGCGCTGGAGCGGTTCGCCGCCTTGCCGGTCGGATATTATGAGGCGCTGGAAGGACTGGAACAGCTGCGCTTTCTGGAAAATGGCATGACGGTCCAGGCGGTCGCCGTGGAGCCGGCCGATAATGCCATGTGGGGCGTCGATACGCCGGAGGATGCGCGGCTCGCCGAAGAGCTGCTGGCGAAATTCGGTGACCCTTTGGAAGGCACCTCATCATGA
- a CDS encoding histidine phosphatase family protein — translation MTRVYILRHGNTFDAGDTVTRVGARTDLSLSASGKAQAEAMSAHFAAKGVEFAAIVAGPLKRTLETAEAVQRGQQAGGKMIVAEFLREIDYGPDENQPEENVIARIGEDALRAWEENATPPPGWQVDPQQSRQNWREFFSALAADAPEGPVLVVTSNGVARFALLAAGGDVAERPDLKLKTGAYGTLELDEAGNATLIDWNVRP, via the coding sequence ATGACGCGCGTCTACATCCTGCGCCACGGAAATACATTCGATGCAGGCGACACGGTCACGCGTGTCGGCGCGCGAACGGATTTGTCGCTGTCTGCTTCAGGCAAAGCGCAGGCCGAGGCCATGAGCGCACATTTTGCCGCCAAAGGTGTTGAGTTCGCGGCGATTGTCGCGGGCCCGCTGAAACGCACGCTTGAAACAGCTGAGGCGGTCCAGCGGGGCCAGCAGGCCGGCGGGAAGATGATCGTCGCGGAGTTCCTGCGGGAGATCGATTACGGCCCGGATGAGAACCAGCCGGAAGAAAACGTGATCGCACGAATTGGCGAGGATGCCCTGCGCGCCTGGGAAGAAAACGCCACGCCGCCGCCGGGTTGGCAGGTTGATCCTCAACAATCCCGGCAAAACTGGCGCGAGTTCTTTTCTGCCCTTGCCGCTGATGCGCCAGAGGGGCCAGTCCTCGTGGTTACAAGCAATGGTGTGGCCCGTTTTGCGTTGCTGGCGGCGGGCGGAGACGTGGCCGAACGCCCCGATCTGAAGCTCAAAACCGGTGCCTATGGCACGCTGGAGCTGGATGAGGCTGGCAATGCCACATTAATCGACTGGAATGTGCGGCCCTGA
- a CDS encoding KpsF/GutQ family sugar-phosphate isomerase, which translates to MADKGKSDIDAARRVLQVEADALRELSATLDESFSTAVDTMLACKGYVIVAGVGKSGHIGQKIAASLASTGTASFFLHPTEASHGDLGMVRGDSVVLAISYSGESRELIDLLRYCRGNSIPVIAMTRAPGSLLGRHADTVLTLPQFEEACPNGLAPTTSTTMTLALGDALTVALMARRNFTPEDFGARHPGGKLGKALHTVGDYLMVRNTQVPKIRDTANLQDVIQAIAEGRQGCVAVVDEEGSYRGIITDGDLRRSMQAGGDTSSAATMMTEGGRTFARDDRIALVIDVMTKLRIGNGFVLEQGKPVGVIHTKDLLEEGYI; encoded by the coding sequence ATGGCTGATAAAGGCAAATCGGATATCGATGCCGCCCGGCGCGTGTTGCAGGTCGAGGCGGACGCCCTCAGAGAACTGTCTGCCACGCTGGACGAAAGCTTCTCGACCGCCGTCGATACGATGCTGGCCTGCAAGGGCTATGTGATCGTGGCCGGGGTCGGCAAGTCCGGTCACATTGGCCAGAAGATTGCCGCAAGCCTTGCCTCAACCGGCACGGCTTCGTTCTTCCTCCATCCGACGGAAGCCAGCCATGGCGATCTTGGCATGGTGCGTGGCGACTCTGTCGTGCTGGCCATCTCCTATTCCGGCGAGAGCCGCGAGCTCATCGATCTTCTGCGCTACTGCCGCGGCAATTCCATCCCTGTCATCGCGATGACGCGGGCGCCGGGCTCACTGCTTGGCCGGCACGCAGATACGGTTCTGACGTTGCCGCAGTTCGAGGAAGCCTGCCCGAACGGGCTCGCCCCGACCACATCAACGACGATGACCCTGGCGCTTGGTGATGCTCTGACCGTCGCCTTGATGGCCCGGCGCAATTTCACGCCTGAAGATTTCGGCGCGCGCCACCCGGGCGGAAAGCTGGGCAAAGCCCTGCATACGGTGGGTGACTATCTGATGGTGCGGAACACGCAGGTGCCCAAGATACGTGACACCGCAAACCTGCAGGATGTTATTCAGGCGATCGCGGAAGGCCGGCAGGGGTGCGTTGCGGTTGTCGATGAAGAAGGATCATACCGCGGAATCATCACTGACGGCGATTTGCGCCGGTCGATGCAGGCTGGCGGCGATACAAGCTCTGCAGCGACCATGATGACGGAAGGCGGGCGGACCTTTGCCCGTGATGACCGGATTGCATTGGTCATCGACGTGATGACCAAACTCCGCATCGGCAACGGTTTTGTACTGGAACAGGGAAAGCCGGTTGGCGTGATCCACACCAAGGATCTGCTGGAAGAAGGCTATATCTAG
- a CDS encoding phospholipase D-like domain-containing protein, with translation MNQTNTGANASSADDHILVVGETCWRIETANRLRVIIDGESYFRAVKEAMLKASHTIMLIGWDFDTRIEFEPAEKTLDGPNQLGEFLSWLTRSREELDLYMLKWDTGAIQSVMRGMWPVALRPLRFSKNFHFRLDSEHPAGAAHHSKIIVIDDQLAFCGGIDMTDGRWDTCEHLDKQPCRGLPGNDDGGQPWHDATTAVSGPAAKALGDVARDRWQRASGHELTPPPKDAAPVWPALDETLENVPMAISRTYPAFKDYEEVREIEALYLSAIAVAKDHLYIESQYLASEALCDAIEARLQEEEGPDIVIVLPQHAEGWLRKKAMDGARARRLRHLWDHDPHGHFAAFYPVTDQGSAIYVHAKVLIMDDELLRVGSSNLNNRSMGFDTECDIAVEANQCREPDHVRTTIKDLRVQLICEHLACEPDDLKDAYETHGRLIGAIDRLRGEGRSLRPFSPDQLDDDESIVAENEFADPEEVGDGLGERLIDGIRDLFHQMTR, from the coding sequence ATGAACCAGACAAACACAGGCGCAAACGCCTCCTCAGCGGATGATCACATACTTGTCGTTGGAGAGACCTGCTGGCGCATCGAGACGGCAAATCGTCTGCGCGTCATCATCGATGGTGAGTCCTATTTCAGAGCCGTGAAGGAAGCGATGCTGAAAGCCTCGCACACGATCATGCTGATCGGCTGGGACTTCGATACGCGGATAGAATTTGAGCCAGCTGAGAAAACGCTCGACGGTCCGAACCAGCTTGGCGAATTTCTTTCCTGGCTCACCCGTTCGCGCGAAGAGCTCGATCTCTACATGCTCAAATGGGATACGGGGGCGATTCAGTCCGTGATGCGGGGCATGTGGCCGGTGGCCCTTCGGCCATTGAGGTTCTCAAAGAATTTTCACTTCCGTCTTGATAGCGAACACCCCGCGGGGGCCGCTCATCATTCCAAAATCATCGTAATTGATGACCAGCTTGCCTTCTGCGGCGGTATCGACATGACCGATGGCCGCTGGGACACGTGCGAACATCTCGACAAGCAGCCCTGCCGCGGACTTCCGGGTAATGATGACGGCGGGCAGCCCTGGCATGATGCCACCACGGCGGTGTCAGGTCCGGCAGCAAAGGCGCTTGGTGATGTGGCGCGAGACCGTTGGCAACGCGCCTCCGGTCATGAGCTAACGCCGCCTCCGAAAGATGCCGCGCCCGTTTGGCCCGCCCTTGATGAGACTCTTGAGAACGTGCCGATGGCCATTTCGCGCACCTATCCTGCTTTCAAGGATTATGAAGAGGTGCGGGAGATTGAGGCGCTCTATCTCAGCGCCATCGCAGTGGCAAAAGACCATCTCTACATTGAGAGCCAGTACCTCGCCTCTGAAGCCTTGTGCGACGCGATCGAGGCGCGCCTTCAGGAAGAGGAGGGGCCGGACATTGTCATTGTTCTGCCTCAGCATGCCGAAGGCTGGCTCCGAAAAAAGGCCATGGATGGCGCGCGTGCGCGGCGGTTGAGACATCTCTGGGATCATGATCCGCATGGGCACTTCGCAGCCTTCTATCCGGTCACAGATCAAGGCTCCGCGATTTATGTGCACGCCAAAGTGCTGATCATGGATGATGAGCTGTTGCGCGTCGGCTCTTCCAATCTCAACAACCGGTCCATGGGCTTCGACACCGAGTGCGACATCGCGGTCGAGGCGAACCAATGTCGAGAGCCCGATCATGTCCGCACGACGATCAAGGACTTGCGGGTCCAGCTAATCTGCGAGCATCTGGCGTGCGAACCTGACGATCTGAAGGACGCATACGAAACTCATGGCCGACTGATTGGCGCCATCGATCGTTTGCGCGGCGAGGGCAGGTCCCTACGTCCCTTCTCGCCAGACCAGCTCGATGATGATGAGAGCATCGTCGCTGAAAACGAGTTCGCAGACCCTGAAGAGGTTGGTGACGGCCTCGGTGAACGGCTCATCGACGGCATACGCGACCTTTTCCACCAAATGACCCGCTAG
- a CDS encoding formate--tetrahydrofolate ligase, whose protein sequence is MDHKSDIEIARAAPKKPIQDVASQLDIKASDLIPYGHDKAKISAEFIKSQAGRPNGKLILVTAINPTPAGEGKTTTTVGLGDALTASGARTAICIREASLGPCFGMKGGAAGGGYAQVIPMEEMNLHFTGDFHAITAAHNLLSAMVDNHVYWGNELNIDTRRITWRRVLDVNDRSLRQIVTSLGGASNGFPAEAGFDITAASEIMAILCLAEDMADLQTRLGNIIVAYRRDRSPVFCRDIKADGAMTVLLAQALRPNLVQTLEHTPAFVHGGPFANIAHGCNSVIATKTALKVADYVVTEAGFGADLGAEKFLNIKCRKAGLAPDAVVIVATVRALKMNGGVAYADVGREDVAAVEAGCANLGRHIENIGKFGVPAIVAINHFAGDTDAEIAVIEAYVAALGSEAVLCTHWADGGQGASKLADKVLGVIEQGEAKFAPLYADGMRLFEKIETVAREIYRAGEVSADPRIHRQLEQWEKDGYGELPVCMAKTQNSFSADPNLRGAPEGFVLPIRDVRLSAGAGFIVAICGDTMTMPGLPRVPAAEEIGLDADGHIVGLS, encoded by the coding sequence ATGGATCACAAGAGCGATATCGAGATCGCACGCGCGGCGCCGAAAAAGCCTATTCAGGATGTTGCCAGTCAGCTCGATATAAAGGCAAGCGATCTGATCCCCTATGGCCATGATAAGGCCAAGATTTCTGCTGAATTCATCAAGTCGCAAGCGGGACGGCCCAACGGGAAACTCATTCTCGTCACCGCCATCAATCCGACCCCAGCCGGCGAGGGCAAAACCACCACCACGGTTGGGTTGGGCGACGCACTGACCGCCTCGGGCGCCCGCACGGCCATCTGTATCCGCGAAGCGTCACTAGGCCCCTGTTTTGGCATGAAAGGGGGCGCCGCCGGCGGCGGCTATGCGCAGGTTATTCCGATGGAGGAGATGAACCTTCATTTCACGGGTGATTTTCATGCCATCACGGCCGCTCATAATCTTCTGTCGGCGATGGTCGATAACCATGTCTATTGGGGAAATGAGCTGAACATCGATACGCGCCGGATCACCTGGCGCCGTGTCCTCGACGTCAATGACCGCTCTCTCCGTCAGATCGTGACTTCACTTGGCGGCGCGTCGAACGGATTTCCGGCAGAAGCTGGTTTCGATATCACGGCGGCCTCCGAAATCATGGCCATCCTCTGTCTCGCCGAAGACATGGCAGACCTGCAGACCCGCCTTGGCAATATCATCGTCGCCTATCGCCGCGATCGGTCTCCCGTGTTCTGCCGCGATATCAAAGCCGATGGTGCGATGACGGTGCTTCTGGCGCAGGCGCTTCGACCAAATCTCGTCCAGACCCTCGAACACACGCCCGCCTTCGTGCATGGCGGGCCGTTCGCAAACATCGCGCATGGCTGCAACTCGGTCATCGCGACGAAGACGGCGCTGAAAGTTGCCGATTATGTCGTCACCGAGGCCGGGTTCGGCGCGGACCTTGGCGCTGAGAAATTCCTCAATATCAAATGTCGCAAGGCAGGGCTCGCGCCAGACGCCGTGGTCATTGTCGCCACAGTGCGGGCGCTGAAGATGAATGGCGGCGTCGCCTATGCGGATGTTGGCCGCGAGGACGTCGCCGCCGTTGAGGCTGGGTGCGCCAATCTTGGTCGCCACATCGAAAATATCGGCAAATTCGGCGTGCCAGCCATCGTCGCGATCAATCATTTTGCCGGCGACACGGACGCCGAGATTGCGGTGATTGAGGCCTATGTCGCGGCGCTGGGCAGCGAAGCGGTTCTCTGCACCCATTGGGCAGATGGCGGGCAGGGCGCCTCAAAACTGGCCGACAAGGTGCTCGGCGTTATCGAGCAAGGCGAGGCAAAGTTTGCGCCGCTTTATGCGGACGGAATGCGGCTGTTTGAAAAGATCGAGACGGTCGCCCGCGAAATTTACCGCGCTGGCGAAGTCTCTGCCGATCCACGCATTCATCGTCAGCTGGAGCAGTGGGAAAAAGATGGCTATGGCGAACTGCCAGTCTGCATGGCGAAGACGCAGAACAGTTTTTCTGCAGATCCGAATTTGCGCGGAGCCCCTGAAGGCTTCGTATTGCCAATACGCGACGTGCGCCTGTCAGCCGGGGCCGGTTTCATTGTTGCGATCTGCGGCGACACGATGACGATGCCCGGTTTGCCACGCGTGCCCGCCGCAGAAGAGATAGGGCTGGACGCGGACGGACATATTGTCGGCCTGTCATAG
- a CDS encoding VOC family protein, translating into MALSPFHLAFPVHDLEAARTFYGGLLGCPEGRSSDEWVDFNFHGHQIVAHLAPELCGESATNAVDGKGVPVRHFGLVMDMEAWKQLADRLTGTVDFLIEPYIRFKGEPGEQATMFFSDPSGNAIEIKAFADIGRLFAT; encoded by the coding sequence ATGGCTCTTTCACCCTTTCATCTTGCTTTTCCGGTTCATGACCTTGAGGCCGCGCGCACCTTCTATGGCGGCCTGCTTGGATGTCCTGAAGGGCGCAGCTCGGATGAATGGGTGGATTTCAATTTTCACGGTCATCAGATCGTGGCGCATCTGGCACCAGAGCTTTGCGGCGAAAGCGCCACAAATGCCGTCGATGGCAAGGGCGTGCCCGTACGCCATTTCGGTCTCGTCATGGACATGGAAGCGTGGAAGCAGCTTGCAGACAGGCTGACTGGAACCGTCGATTTTCTGATTGAGCCCTATATCCGCTTCAAGGGCGAACCGGGGGAGCAAGCCACCATGTTCTTTTCAGACCCGTCCGGAAACGCCATAGAGATCAAGGCATTCGCTGATATCGGCCGGTTGTTTGCGACCTGA
- a CDS encoding RcnB family protein: MRHLVKYSACAAAATAFMVTAAPANADPKHCPPGHAKKGWCSPDRHHDRYEDRRDEARAYREGYQEGRRDAIRYNGRTYTDYRVIDDYGRYGLNQPPNGYYYAEVDGDIMMVQLATQLVTQLLSQ; this comes from the coding sequence ATGAGACATCTTGTGAAGTATAGCGCGTGTGCCGCCGCCGCGACCGCATTTATGGTCACCGCAGCCCCGGCCAATGCGGATCCGAAACACTGCCCGCCAGGGCATGCCAAAAAGGGCTGGTGTTCACCTGATCGCCACCATGATCGCTATGAAGACCGCCGCGATGAAGCCCGGGCCTATCGCGAGGGGTACCAGGAAGGCCGCCGCGATGCGATCCGCTACAATGGGCGCACCTATACCGATTACCGCGTCATAGACGACTATGGTCGCTATGGTCTTAACCAGCCACCGAATGGCTATTATTATGCTGAAGTCGATGGCGACATCATGATGGTTCAATTGGCCACACAGCTCGTCACGCAGCTGCTCAGCCAGTAG
- a CDS encoding DUF4168 domain-containing protein, giving the protein MDFKTLRAPTIAAFAAATACFGGAAVAQQANEAPAAQPGQVQIEPVTDAEISQFVAANQQVGEIATEANAELQAAEDQAAAQTLQAEARQDMIAAIKDEGLTAERFTQIAQLAQMDADFAARLRAEMSG; this is encoded by the coding sequence ATGGATTTCAAAACGCTTCGCGCGCCGACAATCGCCGCTTTCGCAGCCGCCACAGCCTGCTTTGGAGGCGCCGCAGTGGCGCAACAGGCAAACGAGGCCCCGGCTGCACAGCCCGGCCAGGTGCAGATTGAGCCTGTGACCGATGCCGAGATTTCGCAGTTCGTCGCCGCCAACCAGCAGGTCGGCGAGATCGCGACGGAAGCCAATGCCGAGCTCCAGGCCGCTGAGGACCAGGCCGCAGCGCAGACCCTGCAGGCTGAAGCGCGGCAAGACATGATCGCAGCGATCAAGGATGAAGGCCTGACAGCGGAACGGTTCACGCAGATTGCCCAGCTGGCGCAAATGGATGCCGATTTTGCCGCAAGACTGCGCGCTGAAATGAGCGGCTAA
- a CDS encoding DMT family transporter: MSDSLFPFLLCLLSAVTVALANFAVKRGGDVLSARMVLSITSALCVLPFAFIVPFPEAGLWLPIAYAIGAHWVYQFFMIRALHRGDLSLVFPVMRGLAPLATAVIAVFALNEYPGLLGWFGLFLAAAAIMVFALPQGETSRQTKLNQTALIWAGLTALGIGLYSVTDAYGVRIAENRFTFIVWLFMLDWIGTTAVTVWTRRGQLIRRLRPQLVAGAVGGASSVISYGAALLAFSMMEAATVTALRETSVVFGAILGAVFLKEGFGKRRIIAAGVLATGLLLLELNI, translated from the coding sequence ATGTCTGACAGTCTTTTCCCGTTTCTTCTTTGCCTGCTATCGGCTGTGACGGTGGCGCTCGCCAATTTCGCGGTAAAGCGCGGCGGGGATGTGTTGAGCGCACGAATGGTTCTGTCGATCACGTCGGCGCTCTGTGTCCTGCCATTTGCCTTCATCGTTCCTTTTCCGGAAGCTGGCCTCTGGCTGCCGATTGCCTATGCGATCGGAGCCCACTGGGTCTATCAGTTCTTCATGATCCGCGCCCTGCATCGCGGAGACCTCTCGCTCGTTTTCCCCGTCATGCGCGGGCTGGCGCCGCTCGCAACAGCGGTCATCGCCGTGTTCGCGCTGAATGAGTATCCGGGTCTGCTTGGCTGGTTCGGTCTCTTCCTCGCCGCAGCGGCGATCATGGTCTTTGCTTTGCCGCAGGGGGAGACGTCCCGTCAGACAAAGCTCAATCAGACGGCCCTCATCTGGGCTGGGCTGACGGCACTGGGGATCGGCCTCTATTCGGTGACAGATGCCTATGGCGTTCGCATCGCCGAAAACCGGTTCACCTTCATCGTCTGGCTGTTCATGCTGGACTGGATCGGCACCACAGCCGTCACCGTCTGGACCCGGCGCGGCCAGCTGATCCGCCGGTTGAGGCCACAACTCGTCGCTGGCGCGGTCGGCGGCGCATCGTCTGTCATCTCCTATGGTGCCGCGCTTTTGGCCTTTTCCATGATGGAGGCAGCGACCGTAACTGCCCTTCGCGAGACGTCCGTCGTCTTCGGCGCAATCCTCGGCGCGGTCTTTCTGAAAGAAGGATTTGGCAAACGCCGCATCATTGCAGCCGGGGTCCTGGCGACCGGCTTATTACTACTTGAACTGAATATTTAA
- a CDS encoding lipopolysaccharide biosynthesis protein has protein sequence MKLIRHLAGYLPANITSALTSFGTVYVFTRLLGADEYGRYALMFSVMSLIHTVTLAPGEAAAYRYTAQANARGDTADHYATVRALLLRSLAFAAILTLILTIAVSHMPRYLRILPWIAVLFPLGTIIQATLEAHRASQQVQRYVIVYSTKLLGGFAVGALVAFYTHIGAAAPFIGLTCSSAVLCLFQAPWLMRAAKGGHADPARIRKYYAYGLPVAAALSLDLLLSVADRFLISLFLGEAAVGAYAAGYGVADKTILLLCAWAAMAGAPLVLAAFEEEGPEAAQREARGLVSTMLLLGLPAATGLALVAEPLAEALIGEDVRAGATRIIPWIAFAGLMNGLLMHYYSEAFQLAQKTREQALLMIIPAGINIIANIILIPLIGMIGAVVATIGSYVIGILVISLRGRRYIHFPFPFFAAGKIAIACAAMWPAVMLVPHFGSWLELFCKAAVGGVVYIAVALLIDAGGARAFVQDRLRTSSDAPTT, from the coding sequence ATGAAACTGATCCGTCACCTTGCCGGCTATCTTCCGGCCAATATCACAAGCGCGCTGACATCGTTCGGCACGGTCTATGTGTTCACCCGCCTTCTCGGGGCGGATGAGTATGGCCGATACGCGCTCATGTTCTCGGTCATGTCGCTGATCCACACGGTGACGCTGGCCCCGGGTGAAGCTGCCGCCTACCGGTATACGGCGCAGGCCAATGCACGCGGCGATACGGCGGATCACTATGCCACGGTTCGCGCCCTGCTTCTGAGGTCGCTGGCCTTCGCGGCAATCCTGACTCTGATCCTAACCATCGCTGTCTCTCATATGCCGCGCTATCTGAGGATCCTTCCCTGGATCGCGGTATTGTTCCCGCTTGGCACCATCATTCAGGCAACGCTTGAGGCGCACCGGGCGAGCCAGCAGGTGCAGCGCTATGTTATCGTCTATTCAACCAAGCTGCTGGGCGGTTTCGCGGTTGGGGCCCTTGTCGCTTTTTATACGCATATCGGGGCCGCAGCACCCTTCATCGGTCTGACTTGCTCATCAGCGGTGCTTTGCCTGTTTCAGGCGCCATGGCTGATGCGGGCGGCGAAGGGCGGACATGCCGACCCTGCGCGAATTCGAAAATATTATGCCTATGGTCTACCCGTGGCGGCGGCGCTTTCTCTGGATCTGTTGCTCTCTGTCGCCGACCGGTTCCTGATCTCGCTCTTTCTTGGCGAGGCAGCTGTCGGTGCCTATGCGGCGGGGTACGGCGTTGCTGACAAGACCATCCTTCTGCTCTGTGCATGGGCGGCGATGGCAGGGGCGCCGCTTGTTCTCGCCGCCTTCGAAGAGGAGGGGCCTGAGGCCGCCCAGAGAGAAGCACGCGGGCTCGTATCGACGATGCTGCTGCTCGGACTGCCTGCTGCGACGGGGCTCGCGCTTGTTGCAGAACCGCTTGCCGAGGCCCTGATCGGTGAAGATGTCCGGGCCGGGGCGACGCGGATCATTCCCTGGATTGCCTTTGCAGGCCTGATGAATGGCTTGCTCATGCATTACTATTCAGAAGCGTTTCAGCTCGCCCAGAAAACGCGTGAGCAGGCTCTGCTCATGATTATTCCTGCGGGAATCAACATCATTGCGAACATCATTCTCATTCCGCTTATTGGCATGATCGGCGCGGTTGTCGCGACGATTGGCAGTTATGTGATCGGCATTCTGGTTATCAGCTTGCGCGGACGCCGATACATCCACTTTCCTTTTCCGTTTTTTGCCGCAGGAAAGATTGCGATCGCCTGCGCAGCGATGTGGCCGGCCGTCATGCTCGTGCCTCATTTTGGAAGTTGGCTGGAGCTGTTCTGCAAGGCCGCCGTCGGCGGTGTTGTCTACATTGCAGTGGCTCTTTTGATTGACGCTGGCGGGGCCCGGGCATTCGTGCAAGACAGGCTTCGCACATCCAGCGACGCGCCGACTACGTAA
- a CDS encoding inner membrane-spanning protein YciB gives MTDENNDLGKAADKANQIWGDLVPVIGFVLVYNLIRLSGLDTAWIDKDSSLYWATAVLIVLSLGVVGYKLKNGERIPPFLIISSLIVGGFGLMGILLQEKSFIYIKPTIQNLFLATIIFGSMAVGQNVWRVMFKNVFSLPDFAWKQLAIRWGLFFIAMAIWNEYLWRTYAPGFEQPLIFFGIPLAPAGTYEFLGMTFGDKNAEDVWANWKIGNMVITFIFGALNVPYTMKHLQDEPEATA, from the coding sequence ATGACTGACGAAAATAATGACCTCGGCAAGGCCGCAGACAAGGCGAACCAGATCTGGGGTGACCTTGTACCCGTCATCGGCTTTGTCCTCGTCTACAATCTTATTCGCCTGTCGGGCCTCGACACAGCCTGGATCGACAAGGACTCTTCGCTGTATTGGGCGACCGCTGTCCTGATCGTCCTGTCGCTCGGCGTTGTCGGCTACAAGCTGAAGAATGGGGAGAGAATACCGCCATTTCTGATTATCAGCTCGCTGATTGTGGGTGGCTTTGGTCTGATGGGCATCCTGCTGCAGGAAAAGTCCTTCATCTATATCAAACCGACCATCCAGAACCTCTTCCTCGCCACGATCATCTTCGGCAGTATGGCTGTCGGTCAGAATGTCTGGCGCGTGATGTTCAAGAACGTGTTTTCATTGCCGGACTTTGCCTGGAAGCAGCTCGCTATTCGCTGGGGTCTGTTCTTTATCGCGATGGCAATCTGGAACGAGTATCTCTGGCGCACCTATGCGCCGGGCTTTGAGCAGCCGCTGATATTCTTTGGTATTCCTCTGGCCCCGGCCGGCACCTACGAATTTCTGGGGATGACCTTTGGCGACAAGAATGCTGAGGACGTGTGGGCCAACTGGAAGATTGGCAACATGGTCATCACCTTCATCTTCGGCGCGTTGAACGTGCCTTATACGATGAAGCATTTGCAGGACGAGCCGGAAGCTACCGCGTAA